One region of Wyeomyia smithii strain HCP4-BCI-WySm-NY-G18 chromosome 3, ASM2978416v1, whole genome shotgun sequence genomic DNA includes:
- the LOC129729020 gene encoding zinc metalloproteinase nas-14-like produces MNSLYLLMLLVALASSGPAGDFNVPVNAKQKRGELGFATRPYKEVGDRFRNYNRKVNKTHPFEMGIGYYYQYDIMLKPDFQQNAVSASTTNRWPNAVVSYQIIGTFNNSQTGCWSYVGRSLDNTYNLVNLHSPDCTEPATVAHEFTHAIGFYHEFMRPDRDTYITVNTSALLPQYQTTSFYNANFAKYSANQVELYGIPYYYGSVMHYSKYAGAANYKYPVMNNLKPWNGDFGNSTGLSAPDILAINYMYCNSTTTTTTKAPTTTTKPTTTTTKVTAKTTLKFVSILSSKHQ; encoded by the exons ATGAATAGTCTCTATCTGTTGATGCTGCTAGTAGCGCTAGCATCGAGCGGTCCAGCAGGTGACTTTAATGTCCCGGTAAATGCCAAGCAAAAACGTGGAGAGCTAGGATTTGCCACGCGCCCGTACAAAGAAGTTG GGGATCGGTTCCGCAACTACAACCGGAAAGTGAACAAAACGCATCCGTTCGAGATGGGCATAGGATATTACTACCAATATGACATTATGCTGAAACCAGATTTCCAGCAGAATGCAGTATCTGCTAGCACTACAAACCGTTGGCCGAACGCTGTTGTATCTTATCAGATTATTGGAACCTTCA ACAACAGCCAGACAGGATGTTGGTCTTATGTGGGTCGGAGCTTGGACAATACATATAACTTGGTGAATCTGCACTCTCCCGATTGCACGGAACCCGCTACGGTTGCTCATGAGTTTACGCACGCAATTGGATTCTATCACGAGTTCATGCGTCCTGATCGCGACACCTACATAACGGTCAACACATCTGCCTTACTGCCGCAATATCAGACAA CATCGTTTTACAATGCAAATTTCGCCAAATACTCGGCGAACCAGGTTGAATTATATGGAATCCCGTACTATTATGGTAGTGTCATGCACTACTCGAAATATGCAGGAGCTGCCAACTACAAATATCCAGTCATGAATAATTTG AAACCATGGAACGGAGATTTCGGTAACAGTACTGGACTGTCTGCTCCGGATATTTTGGCAATCAATTACATGTATTGCAATTCGACAACCACCACGACCACTAAAgctccaacaacaacaacaaaacctACGACGACAACAACCAAAGTCACCGCAAAGACAACTTTAAAATTTGTGAGTATATTGAGCTCTAAACATCAgtga